CTCGTCGAGCGCGCCGAATGGCTCGTCCATCAGCAGCAGGCTCGGCTTCTCGGCGAGTGAGCGGGCGATCGCCACGCGCTGCTGCATTCCGCCCGAGAGCTGGTCGGGGTACCGGTCGGCAAAGTCGGAGAGCCCGACGAGCTCAATCAATTCGGCCACGCGTTCCTTGCGCTGCCGGGCGCCGACCCCGTGCAAGGTCAGCGGCAGCTCGATGTTTCCGGCCACGGTGCGCCACGGCAGCAGGCCCGCCTGCTGGAACGCGATGCCGTAGTCCTGATCGCGCCTGGCCTGGCTGGCGTTCTTGCCGAACACCTGCACGCTGCCGCTCGTCGGTGTGTCCAGGTCGGCAATCAGCCGCATCAGCGTCGACTTGCCGCAGCCGGATGGGCCGATCAGTGACACGAACTCGCCGGCGGCCACGGTCAGGTTGATCTCCTGCAGCGCCGACACCTGCCCCGACCGAGTCTCGAACGTCTTGTCGACCCCGGTGATAGTGACTGCTTCGGTTGTCACGTGTTGACCTCTACTCGTCGATAGTCCTTGAGTACAGCGCCGAGGATGGCGATCGAACCGGCGGCGACGAGACCGAGCACGATCGATCCGAAGATCGGACCCCATGCCTTTTCGGGGTCGCCGCTGGCCTGCCCGGCGTACTGGATGAGGATGCGGCCGATGCCGCCCTGCAGCCCGGTTGAGACCTCGGCGACCACAGCGCCGATGACCGCGTTGGCGGCGGCCAGCCGGAGCGCGGGAAGCAGGTAGGGCACCGCGGCTGGGAAGCGCAGCCAGATGAGGGTCCTCCACCAGCCGGTGGCGTAGCTGTGCATCAGGTCGACGTGGATGGCATCCGGCGACTGCAGGCCCTTCAAGGCGCCGACGGCGACCGGGAAGAACGCCAGGTATGACGCGATCAGGGCGACGGACATCCAGTCCTGCCATTCGAACGCGCCGATCTCGACCCTGGATCCCCAGCTGCGCACCACGGGCGCGAACGCGATGAGCGGGATGGTCTGGCTGAGCACGATCCAGGGCAGCAGTCCCCACTCGGCGATCCGCCAGCGCTGCATCACCAGCGCCAGCCCGATGCCGACGGCCACCGCCACCAGCCAGCCGACCGCGGCGATGCCGAGGGTGACCAGGGCGGCCTGGGCCACCACGACCCAGAGGGGTAGTGCGTCGGCCGACCGGGTCACCGGTTCGCCGAGCCGCGCCAGCATGTCCCAGACGTGTGGCATGGCGAGGTCGCTGGTGCGCGGCAGCACTCGGGTGTCGCCGATCACCACCCCGTCGGGCGGGCCGAGCAGCTTGTACAGTTCCCACACCGCGACGAGCGTGAGGATGCCGAGCGCACCGAACCCCCACGCGGCGAGCAGCCGCCTGGGCGATCTCCGCCGCCTGAGTGCCGGTGGAATGGGCGCGAGCGCCGGTTGAACGTCTGTCATACCTTGGCCACGATGTGTTCTCTGAGCGTGGGGATCACGGTTTCGCCGTAGACCCGCAGTGTCTCCTCTTTATTGTCATGCTGCAGGTACCCGGCGAAGTGGTCGACGCCGATGTCTTTCAGCGCCTTCAGCTTGTCGATGTGCTGCTCGGCGGTGCCCAGCACGCAGAACCGGTCGACGATCTCGTCTGGCACGAACTGGGTATGCACGTTCCCGGCCTGCCCGTGCTCGTTGTAGTCGTAGTCCTGACGGCCCTTGATGTAGTCGGTCAGCGCGTCCGGAACGGCTCCATGTTCGCCGTACTTCGCCACGATGTCGGCGACGTGGTTGCCCACCATTCCGCCGAACCAGCGGGTCTGGTCGCGCATGTGCGGCAGGTCGTCGCCGATGTAGAACGGGGCCGCCACACAGAATTTCACCGACATCGGGTCGCGGCCCGCGGCGTCCGCGGCATCCCGAACCGTCTTGATCATCCAACTGGCGATGTCGAGGTCGGCCAGCTGCAGGATGAAGCCGTCGCCCACCTCCCCGGCCAGTTTCAGCGCCAGCGGCCCGTACGCCGCCACCCAGATATCCAGCTGTGAGCCGCGGCTCCACGGGAACTGCAGGGTCGAGCCGTGGTACTCGACCGGTCTGCTGTTTGCGAGTTCCCTGATGACGTGGATCGATTCGCGCAGGGTCTTCAGCGTGGTGGGCTCGCCGCCGGTGACCCGCACCGCGGAGTCTCCGCGGCCGATGCCGCAGATGGTGCGGTTGCCGTACATGTCGTTGAGGGTGGCGTACAGCGACGCGGTGACCGTCCAGTCGCGGGTGGCCGGGTTGGTGACCATGGGTCCCACCGTGATCCGGGTGGTCTCGGCCAGGATGCGGCTGTAGATCACGTACGGCTCCTGCCAGAGCAGGTGCGAGTCGAACGTCCAGGCGTGGGTGAACCCGAACTGCTCGGCGAGTTTCGCCAGGTGCACCGTGCGGGAGGCGGGCGGGTTGGTCTGTAGTACTACTCCGAAGTCCATGGCGCTCCCCTAGATCAGGTACTGACTGAGGCCACGTTTGACGAATTCACCGTCGCCCTTGCGGCCGAGGTACTGGTTGTCGTCGACGATGACGCGGCCGCGTGAGAGCACGGTGTCGACGTGTCCGTCGATCTCGTAGCCCTCCCACGCCGAGTAGTCCATGTTCATGTGGTGGGTCTTGCCGAGCC
This Salinibacterium sp. ZJ450 DNA region includes the following protein-coding sequences:
- a CDS encoding ABC transporter ATP-binding protein — translated: MTTEAVTITGVDKTFETRSGQVSALQEINLTVAAGEFVSLIGPSGCGKSTLMRLIADLDTPTSGSVQVFGKNASQARRDQDYGIAFQQAGLLPWRTVAGNIELPLTLHGVGARQRKERVAELIELVGLSDFADRYPDQLSGGMQQRVAIARSLAEKPSLLLMDEPFGALDEMTRERMQAELVRICAETKAAVVFVTHSIPEAAFLSDRVVVMSPRPGRIQEIIPMRLGAARTEGLREEQAFFDMVTAVREALHQGSPVQTGPRGVETR
- a CDS encoding ABC transporter permease, translated to MTDVQPALAPIPPALRRRRSPRRLLAAWGFGALGILTLVAVWELYKLLGPPDGVVIGDTRVLPRTSDLAMPHVWDMLARLGEPVTRSADALPLWVVVAQAALVTLGIAAVGWLVAVAVGIGLALVMQRWRIAEWGLLPWIVLSQTIPLIAFAPVVRSWGSRVEIGAFEWQDWMSVALIASYLAFFPVAVGALKGLQSPDAIHVDLMHSYATGWWRTLIWLRFPAAVPYLLPALRLAAANAVIGAVVAEVSTGLQGGIGRILIQYAGQASGDPEKAWGPIFGSIVLGLVAAGSIAILGAVLKDYRRVEVNT
- a CDS encoding TIGR03842 family LLM class F420-dependent oxidoreductase; amino-acid sequence: MDFGVVLQTNPPASRTVHLAKLAEQFGFTHAWTFDSHLLWQEPYVIYSRILAETTRITVGPMVTNPATRDWTVTASLYATLNDMYGNRTICGIGRGDSAVRVTGGEPTTLKTLRESIHVIRELANSRPVEYHGSTLQFPWSRGSQLDIWVAAYGPLALKLAGEVGDGFILQLADLDIASWMIKTVRDAADAAGRDPMSVKFCVAAPFYIGDDLPHMRDQTRWFGGMVGNHVADIVAKYGEHGAVPDALTDYIKGRQDYDYNEHGQAGNVHTQFVPDEIVDRFCVLGTAEQHIDKLKALKDIGVDHFAGYLQHDNKEETLRVYGETVIPTLREHIVAKV